In Sphingomonas sp. SUN019, one genomic interval encodes:
- a CDS encoding DUF6285 domain-containing protein has product MIEGVATWLPFDGSATTFGLRVARNALEIAARDIALSPAADARAAERMRKILDREGAREELDTALVDAIRSGMIAPDDPALIAHMKACALDMLAIDQPKYAHELTAA; this is encoded by the coding sequence TTGATCGAGGGCGTCGCCACGTGGCTCCCGTTCGATGGCAGCGCGACGACCTTCGGCCTCCGTGTCGCCCGCAATGCGCTGGAGATCGCCGCACGCGACATCGCGCTCTCCCCCGCCGCCGACGCGCGTGCAGCCGAACGGATGCGCAAAATCCTCGATCGCGAAGGCGCCCGCGAGGAACTCGACACCGCCCTGGTCGACGCCATCCGCTCGGGCATGATCGCCCCCGACGACCCGGCCCTGATCGCCCACATGAAAGCCTGCGCGCTCGACATGCTCGCGATCGACCAGCCGAAATACGCGCACGAACTTACCGCTGCATAG
- a CDS encoding phosphotransferase family protein — MAEKLSGHELGERLTALAPRMATGATRIEGLTRLTGGASMETWSFDASSDAGAATPLILRRRTAPIDTHPGKKPPLRLEAEVIAAAVANGVAAPDVAYICDDADGLDEAYVMRRVAGETLGKRIATDPAFAPAREKLAHQCGAALARIHATAPVAGLGTVDARETLANYEETWRAAGPVRPTIEAAFRWLERRVPEQTDLTLVHGDFRNGNIMVDPDAGLAAVLDWELAHIGDPAEDLGWICTNSWRFGQPRKRVGGFGDLGDLLAGYVEAGGAPIARDRVDFWQMVGSLKWGVMTTMMHASFAADPAAGPERGVIGRRLSETEADIVAIIERSAG, encoded by the coding sequence GTGGCCGAGAAGCTGTCAGGGCATGAACTTGGCGAACGGCTGACTGCGCTTGCCCCGCGGATGGCCACAGGCGCGACGCGGATCGAGGGACTGACGCGGCTGACCGGCGGCGCAAGCATGGAAACGTGGTCGTTCGATGCCTCGAGCGATGCCGGTGCCGCGACCCCGCTGATCCTGCGCCGCCGCACCGCGCCGATCGATACGCATCCGGGCAAGAAACCGCCGCTGCGGCTGGAGGCGGAGGTCATCGCCGCGGCGGTCGCGAACGGCGTCGCGGCACCGGACGTCGCGTATATCTGCGACGACGCGGACGGGCTGGACGAGGCCTATGTCATGCGTCGCGTCGCGGGCGAGACGTTGGGAAAGCGCATCGCCACTGATCCCGCCTTCGCCCCCGCCCGCGAAAAGCTGGCGCACCAATGCGGCGCGGCGCTGGCGCGTATCCACGCGACTGCGCCGGTCGCGGGACTCGGCACGGTCGATGCGCGCGAGACGCTGGCGAATTACGAGGAGACATGGCGCGCGGCGGGGCCTGTCCGCCCGACGATAGAGGCGGCGTTCCGCTGGCTGGAGCGACGCGTGCCCGAACAGACCGACCTCACCCTGGTCCACGGCGATTTCCGCAACGGCAACATCATGGTCGATCCCGATGCGGGGCTGGCCGCGGTGTTGGACTGGGAACTCGCGCATATCGGCGATCCGGCGGAGGATCTGGGGTGGATCTGCACCAACAGCTGGCGCTTCGGCCAACCGCGCAAGCGCGTCGGCGGGTTCGGCGATCTCGGCGATCTGCTGGCCGGTTATGTGGAAGCTGGCGGCGCACCGATCGCGCGCGATCGGGTCGATTTCTGGCAAATGGTCGGATCGTTGAAATGGGGCGTGATGACCACGATGATGCACGCCAGCTTCGCCGCCGATCCCGCCGCGGGGCCTGAACGCGGGGTGATCGGACGGCGGTTGAGCGAGACCGAGGCGGACATCGTCGCGATCATCGAGCGGAGTGCGGGGTGA
- a CDS encoding acyl-CoA dehydrogenase family protein — MDFDLPQELTGYLAELDAFIAAEIKPLEQQDDNIRFFDHRRENARTDWDNQGLPTHEWEALLREARVRADKAGHLRFALPKEYGGQDGSNLAMAVIRDHFAAKGLGLHNDLQNEHSIIANFPQVLMFRDFGTKAQADEFIPGMLTGGYRICFGLTEANHGSDATFMETRAVREGNGWRIGGEKMWITGMHVATHIMLFARSSGNDGDGTGITCFLVDAKDPGIKVEEYMWTFNMPTDHPRLSIANVHIPADAILGEEGKGLAVAQHFVHENRIRQAASSLGAADYCVQESVRYALERKPFGKPLATNQAIQFPLVELATQVRMLRLMIRETAWRMDQMSKPEVEKQLSDKISMCNYWANRLCCEAADRAMQVHGGMGYSRHKPFEHIYRHHRRYRITEGSEEIQMRKIAAWMFGFAGPNKRAKG, encoded by the coding sequence ATGGACTTCGACCTGCCGCAGGAGCTGACCGGTTATCTGGCCGAGCTGGACGCCTTCATCGCCGCCGAGATCAAGCCGCTGGAACAGCAGGACGACAACATCCGCTTCTTCGATCACCGCCGCGAGAACGCGCGCACCGACTGGGACAATCAGGGGCTGCCGACCCACGAATGGGAGGCGTTGCTGCGCGAGGCCCGCGTGCGCGCGGACAAGGCCGGGCATCTGCGGTTCGCGTTGCCGAAGGAATATGGCGGCCAGGACGGATCGAACCTGGCGATGGCGGTCATCCGCGATCATTTCGCGGCGAAGGGGCTGGGGCTGCACAACGATCTGCAGAACGAACATTCGATCATCGCCAATTTCCCGCAGGTGCTGATGTTCCGTGATTTCGGGACGAAGGCGCAGGCGGATGAATTCATTCCGGGGATGCTGACCGGCGGCTACCGCATCTGCTTCGGGCTGACCGAGGCGAACCACGGCTCCGACGCGACGTTCATGGAAACCCGCGCGGTCCGCGAAGGCAACGGCTGGAGGATCGGCGGCGAGAAGATGTGGATCACGGGTATGCACGTCGCGACGCACATCATGCTGTTCGCGCGCTCCAGCGGCAACGATGGCGACGGCACCGGCATCACCTGTTTCCTGGTCGATGCGAAGGACCCGGGCATCAAGGTCGAGGAGTATATGTGGACCTTCAACATGCCGACCGATCACCCCCGGCTGAGCATTGCGAACGTCCACATTCCCGCCGACGCGATCCTGGGCGAGGAGGGCAAGGGTCTCGCGGTGGCGCAGCATTTCGTCCACGAAAACCGCATCCGTCAGGCGGCATCATCGCTGGGTGCGGCGGATTATTGCGTGCAGGAAAGCGTTCGCTATGCGCTGGAACGCAAGCCGTTCGGCAAGCCGCTGGCGACCAATCAGGCGATCCAGTTTCCGCTGGTCGAACTGGCGACGCAGGTGCGGATGCTGCGGCTGATGATCCGCGAGACGGCGTGGCGGATGGACCAGATGTCGAAGCCCGAGGTCGAAAAGCAACTCTCCGACAAGATCAGCATGTGCAACTACTGGGCGAACCGCCTGTGCTGCGAGGCGGCGGATCGCGCGATGCAGGTACATGGCGGGATGGGATATTCGCGGCACAAGCCGTTCGAGCACATCTATCGCCACCACCGCCGCTACCGCATCACCGAGGGATCGGAGGAAATCCAGATGCGCAAGATCGCGGCGTGGATGTTCGGGTTTGCCGGGCCGAACAAGCGGGCCAAGGGCTGA
- a CDS encoding nitronate monooxygenase family protein, with the protein MLKTRFTEEFGVEYPIAQGGMQWVGKAQLVAAVANAGALGFLTALTQPSPEALADEIKRTRDLTDKPFGVNLTVFPTINAPDYNAYAQVIIDGGITIVETAGTPAVAEQWALFKAAGLKIIHKCTSVRHALSAERKGVDAISIDGFECAGHPGEDDIPGLILIPAAADKLKIPMLASGGFGDGRGLVAALALGADGINMGTRFCVTQEAQIAESFKQKMVENDERATNLIFRTLHNTARVMKNAVSDEVVGIERAGGATFADIQHLVAGKRGQDAMHNGDTDGGIWSAGMVQGLIHDVPSVKELIDRIVADAEEIIDRRLASMVARYAAAAE; encoded by the coding sequence ATGCTGAAGACGCGGTTCACCGAGGAATTCGGGGTCGAGTACCCGATCGCGCAGGGCGGTATGCAGTGGGTCGGCAAGGCCCAACTGGTCGCCGCGGTCGCCAATGCAGGCGCGCTGGGCTTCCTGACCGCGCTGACGCAGCCGAGCCCCGAGGCGCTGGCGGACGAGATCAAGCGCACGCGCGACCTGACCGACAAGCCGTTCGGCGTGAACCTGACCGTATTCCCGACGATCAACGCGCCCGACTACAATGCCTATGCGCAGGTCATCATCGACGGCGGGATCACCATCGTCGAAACTGCGGGTACGCCTGCGGTGGCCGAGCAATGGGCGCTGTTCAAGGCGGCGGGCCTGAAGATCATCCACAAATGCACCAGCGTCCGTCACGCGTTGTCGGCCGAACGCAAAGGCGTCGACGCGATCAGCATCGACGGGTTCGAATGCGCGGGGCATCCGGGCGAGGACGACATTCCGGGGCTGATCCTGATCCCGGCTGCCGCGGATAAGCTGAAAATCCCGATGCTGGCGAGCGGTGGGTTCGGCGACGGACGCGGGCTGGTCGCGGCGCTGGCGCTGGGCGCGGACGGCATCAACATGGGCACACGTTTCTGCGTGACGCAGGAGGCGCAGATCGCCGAGAGTTTCAAACAAAAGATGGTCGAGAATGACGAACGTGCGACCAACCTGATCTTCCGCACACTGCACAACACCGCGCGGGTGATGAAGAATGCGGTCAGCGATGAGGTGGTCGGGATCGAACGTGCGGGCGGTGCGACTTTCGCCGATATCCAGCATCTGGTCGCGGGCAAGCGCGGGCAGGACGCGATGCACAATGGCGATACCGACGGCGGCATCTGGTCGGCGGGCATGGTGCAGGGCCTGATCCATGACGTGCCGAGCGTGAAGGAACTGATCGACCGCATCGTGGCGGATGCGGAGGAGATCATCGACCGGCGGCTGGCGTCGATGGTCGCACGCTACGCGGCGGCGGCCGAATAG
- a CDS encoding pre-peptidase C-terminal domain-containing protein produces the protein MKNQLTARGSRTNDDLYHLDGLDFSALGDFSKLGDHAAVQIGGSPSITMARAVADDFADTVRDTTAPFGRLTPGSSVTGNVEVRGDHDIFAISLTAGQRVTLNLNTAATSGLSDPLLSVRNAAGSVLATNDDFGGSRNSQITLTAQTAGTYYLDAGGYGSSVGRYSLSASGTAPPPVPTDDYRDNITDTTAPFGALAIGAASTGRVETAGDKDLFSFAATAGTTYTFNLNNASSGGLGDPVLRLLNTSGGQIAINDDFGSGQNSQITYTASSTGTVYLEAAGYQSGTGGYSLTAAGSTPPTSGGGFDIVIRYTGDPQYQALFDQAAARWESVITGDIPNFNSSRYGLIDDLLIDASISAIDGQGSVLGQAGPDEFRSGSLLPSHGVMQFDSADIASLAGGGSLLGVILHEMGHVLGIGTLWDSLGLESNFRYTGANALAEYRTLSGNPNATFVPVENDGGPGTAGGHWEESVFNGELMTGFANGSLAMSRMTIASLKDVGYQVDLSQADPYVLGAALQGPQSLAMPDQVLGLI, from the coding sequence ATGAAAAATCAGCTCACCGCGCGCGGATCGCGCACGAATGATGACCTTTACCACCTCGACGGACTCGACTTTTCAGCGCTGGGGGATTTCTCCAAGCTGGGCGACCATGCGGCGGTGCAGATTGGCGGCTCCCCAAGCATTACGATGGCGCGCGCGGTTGCGGACGATTTCGCCGACACCGTGCGCGACACGACCGCCCCGTTCGGACGGTTGACGCCGGGGTCGAGCGTCACCGGCAATGTCGAGGTGCGCGGCGATCACGATATCTTCGCTATCTCGCTGACCGCGGGCCAACGCGTCACCTTGAACCTTAACACGGCGGCGACCAGCGGCTTGTCCGATCCGCTGCTGAGCGTGCGCAACGCCGCGGGCAGCGTGCTCGCCACCAACGACGATTTCGGCGGCTCGCGCAATTCGCAGATCACCCTCACCGCGCAGACGGCGGGCACCTATTATCTCGACGCGGGCGGTTACGGCTCGTCGGTCGGTCGTTATTCGCTGTCCGCCAGCGGCACCGCGCCGCCCCCTGTGCCGACCGATGATTATCGCGACAACATTACCGACACGACCGCGCCGTTCGGTGCGCTCGCTATCGGCGCGGCGAGCACGGGGCGGGTCGAGACGGCGGGAGACAAGGATCTGTTCTCCTTCGCGGCGACCGCCGGAACCACCTATACGTTCAACCTGAACAACGCATCGAGCGGCGGCCTCGGCGATCCGGTCCTGCGGCTGCTGAACACCAGCGGCGGGCAGATCGCGATCAACGACGATTTCGGATCGGGCCAGAATTCGCAGATCACCTATACCGCGTCGTCGACCGGCACGGTCTATCTCGAAGCGGCCGGGTATCAGAGCGGCACCGGCGGCTATTCACTCACCGCCGCCGGCAGCACTCCGCCCACCAGCGGCGGCGGGTTTGACATCGTGATCCGCTACACCGGCGATCCGCAATATCAGGCATTGTTCGATCAGGCGGCGGCGCGGTGGGAATCGGTTATCACCGGCGACATCCCCAACTTCAATTCCTCGCGTTACGGTCTGATTGACGATTTGCTGATCGACGCCAGCATCTCGGCGATCGACGGGCAGGGCAGCGTGCTGGGACAGGCGGGACCGGACGAGTTCCGGTCGGGATCGTTGCTGCCGTCGCACGGTGTGATGCAGTTCGACAGCGCGGACATCGCCTCGCTGGCCGGCGGCGGATCGTTGCTGGGGGTGATCCTGCACGAAATGGGTCACGTGCTGGGCATCGGGACGTTGTGGGATTCACTCGGGCTGGAGAGCAATTTCCGCTACACTGGGGCGAATGCGCTGGCCGAATACCGCACGCTGTCCGGCAATCCCAACGCGACCTTCGTGCCCGTCGAGAATGACGGCGGCCCCGGCACTGCGGGCGGGCATTGGGAAGAATCGGTGTTCAACGGCGAGTTGATGACCGGCTTCGCCAACGGATCGCTGGCCATGAGCCGGATGACGATCGCGTCGCTGAAGGACGTCGGATATCAGGTCGACCTGTCGCAGGCCGATCCATATGTGCTGGGCGCGGCGTTGCAGGGACCGCAGTCGCTGGCGATGCCGGACCAGGTGCTGGGCCTGATCTGA
- a CDS encoding trans-acting enoyl reductase family protein has translation MSDFDVIVYGATGFTGRLVAEYIAQTYPAGVRWAMAGRSLTKLEEVRAEMGVPDSISLIAANADDPASLRAMCERATVVISTVGPYQLYGSDLVAACAATGTAYVDLCGEPAWMRHMIDAHHETAKASGARIVFSCGFDSIPFDLGVMTLQEAAVKRFGSPAPRVKCRVRTMKGGFSGGTAASLKATIAAAARDPSLIKLLASPFALTPGHTGVHQPTGMLPEYDTTIDAWVAPFIMAPINTKNVHRTNFLLGHRYGADFTYDEMVVAGLGDMGKAAAEALAKLNPLASDKGPKPGEGPSKEERDTGHYDILFIGLMPDGARIDTVVTGDRDPGYGSTSKMLAESALCLVQDVTGEGGVWTPGAIMGPELRDRLIAKAGMTFVAG, from the coding sequence ATGAGCGACTTCGACGTGATCGTGTACGGCGCGACCGGTTTCACCGGGCGGCTGGTCGCGGAATATATCGCGCAGACCTATCCGGCCGGGGTGCGCTGGGCGATGGCCGGGCGATCGCTGACGAAGCTGGAGGAGGTGCGCGCCGAGATGGGCGTGCCAGACTCGATTTCGCTCATCGCCGCCAATGCGGACGACCCCGCCAGCCTGCGCGCGATGTGCGAGCGCGCGACCGTCGTCATCTCCACCGTCGGCCCGTACCAGCTCTACGGCAGCGACCTGGTCGCCGCCTGCGCCGCCACCGGCACGGCCTATGTCGACCTGTGCGGCGAACCCGCGTGGATGCGCCACATGATCGACGCGCACCACGAAACTGCCAAGGCCAGCGGCGCGCGGATCGTGTTCAGCTGCGGCTTCGATTCGATCCCGTTCGACCTCGGCGTGATGACGCTGCAGGAGGCGGCGGTGAAGCGCTTCGGCAGTCCCGCCCCGCGCGTCAAATGCCGCGTACGGACGATGAAAGGCGGCTTTTCAGGCGGCACCGCAGCCAGCCTGAAGGCGACGATCGCCGCCGCCGCGCGCGACCCGTCGCTCATCAAGCTGCTCGCCAGCCCGTTCGCGCTGACCCCGGGCCACACCGGCGTCCACCAGCCGACGGGCATGCTGCCCGAATATGACACGACGATCGATGCCTGGGTCGCGCCGTTCATCATGGCGCCGATCAACACCAAGAACGTACATCGCACCAATTTCCTGCTCGGGCACAGATACGGCGCGGACTTCACCTATGACGAGATGGTCGTCGCAGGGCTGGGCGACATGGGCAAGGCCGCGGCTGAGGCGCTCGCGAAACTCAACCCGCTTGCGTCCGACAAAGGTCCAAAACCCGGCGAAGGCCCGTCGAAGGAGGAACGCGACACCGGCCACTACGACATCTTGTTCATCGGCCTGATGCCCGACGGCGCGCGGATCGACACGGTCGTTACCGGAGACCGCGATCCGGGCTATGGATCGACCAGCAAGATGCTCGCGGAGAGCGCCTTGTGTCTGGTGCAGGACGTGACCGGCGAAGGCGGCGTATGGACGCCGGGCGCGATCATGGGACCGGAATTGCGCGACCGGCTGATCGCGAAGGCAGGGATGACCTTCGTCGCGGGTTGA
- a CDS encoding TfoX/Sxy family protein: MASDRNTVAFIVDQIAAAGDIAARPMFGEYGIYCDGRIVALICDDQLYVKPTPAGRAFAGEIAEGQPYPGAKPCLLIDPDRWDDGDWLSELIRRSAAELPPPKPRKTKPKPPR; encoded by the coding sequence ATGGCCTCCGATCGGAACACCGTTGCATTCATCGTCGATCAGATTGCCGCCGCGGGCGATATCGCCGCAAGGCCGATGTTCGGCGAGTACGGTATCTACTGCGACGGTCGAATTGTCGCGTTGATCTGCGACGATCAGCTCTATGTGAAGCCGACCCCCGCCGGGCGCGCCTTTGCGGGCGAGATTGCCGAGGGACAGCCATATCCAGGTGCCAAGCCGTGCCTGTTGATTGATCCCGATCGGTGGGACGACGGCGACTGGTTGAGCGAACTGATCCGCCGCTCCGCTGCCGAACTCCCGCCACCGAAGCCGCGGAAGACCAAACCTAAGCCGCCTCGCTGA
- a CDS encoding ABC transporter transmembrane domain-containing protein, which produces MASDPGNDPPTSRRIGNLALVWNQAKRYPAQIAAAWGALAVTSAATIAIPYSFKRVIDRGFGPNAGEAVASAFHYMLMIVVVLAIGTAVRFYFVSWLGERVVADIRTRVQAHLMTLTPRFFEENRPSEIASRMTSDTAQIENVVGSTVSVALRNAFTGIGGLIYLFAISPKLAGMLLLGIPLIILPIALLGRRVRAHSRTSQDRIADVGSMATETLGAMKIVQAFGQERRESKRFAGAVEATMAAAKRRIALRAAMTAIVIGLVFGSITMVLWEGAIDVAAGRISGGSIAAFVLTGGIVAGAFGALTEVYGDLLRGAGAAGRLAELLSETPEIAAPANPVPLPRPGVGAVAFDHVEFRYPTRRDTAALHDFTLTIAPGETVAVVGPSGAGKTTLFQLLQRFYDPENGRVTIDGVDLRDADPAEVRARIAMVPQETVIFGASARDNLRYGDWTASDDRLWAAAEAANAATFLRALPDGLDTFLGEGGARLSGGQRQRVAIARALLRDAPILLLDEATSALDAESEQLVQQALERLMANRTTLVIAHRLATVRAAQRIVVMDDGRIVEEGPHAALMARGGLYARLANLQFSEAA; this is translated from the coding sequence ATGGCATCCGATCCGGGCAACGATCCCCCCACCAGTCGCCGTATCGGCAACCTCGCATTGGTCTGGAATCAGGCGAAGCGCTATCCGGCGCAAATCGCCGCGGCCTGGGGTGCACTGGCGGTCACCTCCGCGGCGACGATCGCGATCCCCTACAGCTTCAAACGCGTGATCGACCGCGGCTTCGGCCCCAATGCGGGCGAGGCGGTAGCGTCGGCGTTCCATTACATGCTGATGATCGTCGTCGTGCTGGCGATCGGCACCGCGGTGCGCTTCTATTTCGTGTCGTGGCTGGGCGAGCGCGTCGTCGCCGACATCCGTACGCGCGTGCAGGCGCATCTGATGACGCTGACGCCGCGCTTCTTCGAGGAGAACCGCCCGTCCGAGATCGCCAGCCGGATGACGTCGGATACCGCGCAGATCGAAAACGTCGTCGGATCGACCGTCTCGGTCGCGCTGCGCAACGCCTTCACCGGGATCGGCGGCCTGATCTACCTGTTCGCGATCTCGCCCAAGCTGGCGGGCATGCTACTGCTCGGCATTCCCCTCATCATCCTGCCGATCGCGCTGCTCGGCCGCCGCGTCCGCGCCCATTCGCGTACTTCGCAGGACCGTATCGCCGATGTCGGATCGATGGCGACCGAAACGCTGGGCGCGATGAAGATCGTGCAAGCGTTCGGTCAGGAACGGCGCGAATCCAAGCGCTTCGCCGGTGCGGTAGAGGCGACGATGGCCGCCGCGAAACGCCGTATCGCACTGCGCGCGGCGATGACCGCGATTGTGATCGGGCTGGTCTTCGGATCGATCACGATGGTGCTGTGGGAGGGCGCGATCGACGTCGCGGCCGGACGGATCAGCGGCGGATCGATCGCCGCCTTCGTGCTGACCGGCGGGATCGTCGCGGGCGCGTTCGGCGCGCTGACCGAAGTCTATGGCGACCTGCTCCGCGGCGCAGGCGCAGCCGGGCGGCTGGCAGAACTGCTGTCCGAAACGCCCGAGATTGCCGCCCCCGCCAACCCGGTGCCGCTGCCGCGGCCGGGCGTCGGCGCGGTCGCGTTCGACCATGTCGAATTCCGCTACCCGACCCGCCGCGACACCGCCGCGCTGCACGACTTCACACTGACGATCGCACCGGGTGAGACGGTTGCGGTGGTCGGCCCGTCGGGGGCTGGCAAGACCACCCTGTTCCAGTTGCTCCAGCGCTTCTACGATCCGGAAAACGGCCGCGTGACGATCGACGGCGTCGACCTGCGCGACGCCGATCCGGCCGAGGTTCGCGCGCGCATCGCGATGGTACCGCAGGAAACGGTGATCTTCGGCGCGTCCGCCCGCGACAATTTGCGCTACGGCGACTGGACCGCCAGCGACGACCGGCTGTGGGCGGCCGCCGAAGCAGCCAACGCCGCGACCTTCCTGCGCGCGCTTCCCGATGGCCTCGACACGTTCCTGGGCGAAGGCGGCGCGCGGCTGTCGGGCGGACAGCGCCAGCGCGTCGCGATCGCCCGCGCCTTGCTCCGCGACGCGCCGATCCTGCTGCTCGACGAGGCGACCAGCGCGCTGGATGCGGAGAGCGAACAGCTGGTCCAGCAGGCGCTCGAACGGCTGATGGCGAACCGGACTACGCTGGTCATCGCGCACCGCCTTGCCACCGTCCGCGCGGCGCAGCGCATCGTGGTGATGGACGACGGCCGCATCGTCGAGGAAGGCCCGCACGCCGCGTTGATGGCGCGCGGCGGCCTGTATGCACGGCTTGCCAATCTGCAGTTCAGCGAGGCGGCTTAG
- a CDS encoding polyhydroxyalkanoate depolymerase: protein MLYNAYEFQRSMLATASAMANFGVGMLRSPSNPFAYFGGGTVVASALDVFAHAAAPRGKPAFGLDSTVVDGREVAVTEEILLQKPFGQLKRFKRDGVEGGPKLLIVAPMSGHYATLLRGTVERMLPTADVHITDWRDAKLVPMSDGRFDLDDYIDYLVAFLEEMGPGSHMLAVCQPSVPCYAAAALMSADKHPCRPKTLTMMGGPIDTREAPTAVNTLAMQRPHAWFEQNVIATVPSMHAGAGRRVYPGFLQLTGFMSMNLGNHMMSHFEMFKHLVKGDGDSADATKEFYDEYRAVCDMSAEFYLQTVDLVFQTHALPNGTMEHRGRRVDPAAITDIALLAIEGERDDISGIGQTKAALKLATKLPSAKKKYLLADNVGHYGIFNGSKWRDRIAPVVEDWIAKNS from the coding sequence ATGCTCTATAACGCCTATGAATTTCAGCGGTCGATGTTGGCGACCGCAAGCGCAATGGCCAATTTTGGGGTCGGAATGCTGCGCAGCCCGTCCAATCCGTTCGCTTATTTCGGCGGCGGGACCGTGGTGGCCTCCGCGCTCGATGTGTTCGCGCATGCGGCTGCGCCGCGAGGGAAGCCCGCGTTCGGGCTCGATTCGACGGTCGTCGACGGGCGCGAGGTCGCGGTGACTGAAGAGATTCTGCTCCAGAAGCCGTTCGGGCAGTTGAAGCGGTTCAAGCGTGACGGCGTAGAGGGCGGGCCGAAGCTGCTGATCGTCGCCCCGATGTCTGGCCATTACGCGACGCTGCTGCGTGGTACGGTGGAGCGGATGCTGCCGACCGCTGACGTCCACATCACCGACTGGCGTGACGCGAAGCTTGTCCCGATGAGCGACGGGCGCTTCGATCTGGACGATTACATCGACTATCTGGTCGCATTTCTGGAGGAGATGGGGCCGGGCAGCCATATGCTGGCGGTCTGTCAGCCGTCGGTGCCGTGTTACGCCGCGGCGGCGCTGATGAGCGCTGACAAGCATCCGTGCCGTCCGAAGACGCTGACGATGATGGGCGGGCCGATCGACACGCGCGAGGCGCCGACTGCGGTCAACACGCTGGCGATGCAACGCCCGCACGCGTGGTTCGAACAGAATGTCATCGCGACCGTGCCTTCGATGCACGCGGGTGCGGGACGGCGGGTGTATCCGGGATTCCTGCAGCTGACCGGCTTCATGTCGATGAACCTCGGCAACCACATGATGAGCCATTTCGAGATGTTCAAACACCTCGTGAAGGGCGACGGCGACAGCGCGGATGCGACCAAGGAGTTCTACGACGAATATCGCGCGGTCTGCGACATGAGCGCCGAATTCTACCTGCAGACGGTCGATCTGGTTTTCCAGACCCACGCGCTGCCGAACGGGACGATGGAACATCGCGGACGGCGGGTCGATCCAGCCGCGATCACCGACATCGCGCTGTTGGCGATCGAGGGCGAGCGCGACGATATCTCGGGGATCGGCCAGACCAAGGCGGCGCTGAAGCTGGCGACAAAGCTGCCGAGCGCGAAAAAGAAGTACCTGCTCGCCGACAACGTCGGGCATTACGGCATCTTCAATGGCTCCAAGTGGCGCGACCGGATCGCGCCGGTGGTCGAGGACTGGATCGCGAAGAACAGCTGA
- a CDS encoding pyridoxamine 5'-phosphate oxidase family protein, with translation MADHNPQEVAEKFIDKLKASPFVMLGLENDHQHSEPMTAQIDDDQPNTLFFFSGPNNRAAAGGKAMAQFASKGHDFFACLAGTVTRDNDPAQVDKLWNNQVEAWFPNGKADATLLRFDIDSAELWETDVSLGGKLKMLFGGTIRSDEAGSHAVVDSVA, from the coding sequence ATGGCCGATCACAATCCGCAGGAAGTCGCCGAGAAATTCATCGACAAGCTGAAGGCCAGCCCGTTCGTCATGCTGGGCCTCGAAAACGACCACCAGCACAGCGAACCGATGACCGCGCAGATCGACGACGATCAGCCGAATACGCTGTTCTTCTTCTCCGGCCCCAACAATCGCGCGGCAGCAGGCGGCAAGGCGATGGCGCAGTTCGCGTCGAAGGGGCACGATTTCTTCGCCTGCCTCGCCGGCACGGTCACTAGGGACAATGATCCCGCACAGGTCGACAAGCTGTGGAATAATCAGGTCGAGGCATGGTTCCCGAACGGCAAGGCCGACGCCACACTGCTCCGCTTCGACATCGACAGCGCCGAATTGTGGGAGACCGACGTCTCGCTCGGCGGCAAATTGAAGATGTTGTTCGGCGGCACCATCCGCAGCGACGAAGCGGGCAGCCACGCGGTGGTCGACAGCGTCGCTTAA